From one Nitrospira sp. MA-1 genomic stretch:
- a CDS encoding NADH-quinone oxidoreductase subunit B family protein, translating into MFEILKKSFKTGIVTDQYPPAPAGQKISVAPTAQKKAELFRKSLTIREVDTGSCNACEMEMNALANPVYDIERLGIHIAASPRHADALVVTGPVTVNMEGPLKDVYKTTPNPKLVIALGDCAINCGIFKGSYAVTGPVDQHIPVDVRIPGCPPRPAEIIEALTELRKGETTFTRWFRKFSGEP; encoded by the coding sequence ATGTTTGAAATTCTCAAAAAAAGTTTCAAAACAGGAATAGTGACCGACCAATATCCTCCTGCTCCTGCCGGACAGAAAATCTCTGTTGCGCCAACAGCTCAAAAGAAGGCTGAACTGTTTCGAAAGTCGCTCACCATTCGTGAAGTGGATACCGGTTCGTGTAATGCCTGTGAGATGGAAATGAATGCCTTAGCCAATCCTGTCTATGATATCGAACGCCTTGGAATTCATATTGCCGCGTCTCCTCGTCACGCGGATGCCTTGGTGGTGACTGGTCCGGTTACGGTGAACATGGAAGGTCCGCTGAAGGATGTGTACAAAACCACGCCCAATCCAAAATTAGTCATCGCCTTAGGTGATTGTGCAATCAATTGTGGAATCTTCAAAGGAAGCTATGCAGTGACTGGTCCGGTGGATCAACATATTCCGGTTGATGTTCGCATCCCCGGATGTCCTCCCCGCCCGGCCGAAATTATTGAGGCTCTGACGGAGCTTCGGAAAGGCGAAACGACCTTTACCAGGTGGTTTAGAAAATTCTCGGGAGAACCATGA
- a CDS encoding carboxypeptidase-like regulatory domain-containing protein translates to MRVLLPVLAIFLILGVGPSWAYQEIHVSNGGAISGTVTIEGGKPRPMAFNLVTIPDPVYCGRISTGTGWRLVEDFVIGPDAALKDVVVVLKEVSKGKPFKDVSTRIEAIDCDFFPFVNVVRDQSEITVVNMDPIEHDIQGYETARTRGARVLFNRPLPMNPFHKAAGFLGHQHLAGEPMVESIHLRKGRNVFVMQCGFHPYMFSWGLVVDNPYYGITGGDGKFAIGDIPSGEYTLSAWHPGANTFIDQSVTVLANQSVSVQLVFEAPQGRRSVHEMAENPRFGLELLGEEEIHPSLRVQIP, encoded by the coding sequence ATGCGCGTATTATTACCCGTACTTGCCATATTTTTGATTCTCGGTGTCGGTCCGTCCTGGGCCTATCAAGAGATCCACGTCTCCAATGGAGGTGCGATTTCCGGAACCGTGACCATTGAAGGAGGGAAACCGCGGCCGATGGCTTTTAATTTGGTCACGATTCCTGATCCAGTGTATTGCGGGAGAATTTCGACGGGAACCGGTTGGCGTCTGGTGGAGGATTTCGTCATTGGGCCTGACGCGGCTCTTAAAGATGTCGTCGTTGTGCTAAAGGAGGTTTCAAAAGGCAAACCCTTTAAGGATGTTTCAACAAGGATTGAGGCCATTGACTGTGATTTTTTCCCGTTTGTGAATGTGGTGCGGGATCAATCGGAAATTACGGTTGTCAATATGGATCCCATCGAACATGATATCCAGGGGTATGAAACGGCTCGCACCCGCGGTGCGCGGGTCCTCTTTAACAGGCCGTTACCGATGAATCCCTTTCATAAAGCCGCAGGGTTCCTGGGGCATCAACATCTGGCCGGGGAGCCCATGGTGGAATCAATTCATCTCAGAAAAGGCCGCAATGTCTTTGTCATGCAATGCGGGTTTCATCCTTATATGTTCTCCTGGGGTTTGGTCGTGGATAACCCGTACTATGGCATCACGGGAGGGGATGGGAAATTTGCAATTGGTGATATCCCCTCTGGAGAATACACCCTTTCCGCCTGGCACCCTGGTGCCAATACCTTCATTGATCAATCTGTTACGGTATTAGCCAATCAGTCGGTCTCAGTTCAGTTAGTATTCGAGGCTCCCCAGGGGAGAAGAAGTGTCCATGAAATGGCCGAGAATCCACGATTCGGGTTGGAACTCCTCGGAGAAGAAGAAATTCATCCCTCGCTTCGTGTGCAAATACCATAA